The following proteins come from a genomic window of Mucinivorans hirudinis:
- a CDS encoding Mobile element protein, protein MGATQIPLAERREMVEKNHPRLSLVQQCILLNICRSGIYYASKGRASADELAVKAEIDRTYTKMPFYGVERMTEHLRKKGFTISPKRVRRYFRDMCISAIYPKPNTTWHNKEHKIYPYLLRGLTIDRVNQVWSTDITYIPMNGGYMYLCAIIDWHSRFVLAWGISNTHDSEFCQELLKEAIARYGKPEIFNTDQGSEFTAKEFVKILEENEIQISMDGKGRALDNIFVERLWRSVKYEYIYLSNPGSGKELYDGLTDYFRLYNTERLHQSLEYKTPSEVYMTAA, encoded by the coding sequence GTGGGAGCTACTCAAATCCCGTTAGCCGAGCGTAGAGAGATGGTAGAAAAGAATCATCCTCGGCTGAGTTTAGTTCAGCAGTGCATATTGCTAAACATTTGCCGCAGTGGCATATACTATGCGAGCAAAGGAAGAGCAAGTGCAGATGAGCTTGCTGTTAAAGCAGAGATAGACCGCACCTATACCAAAATGCCTTTCTATGGTGTCGAGCGGATGACTGAACACTTGCGAAAGAAGGGTTTTACGATAAGCCCTAAGCGAGTGCGTCGTTACTTTCGGGATATGTGCATCAGTGCTATCTACCCCAAGCCTAACACCACGTGGCATAATAAGGAGCATAAGATATACCCCTATCTATTGCGAGGATTAACTATTGACAGGGTAAATCAGGTTTGGAGTACCGACATCACCTATATCCCAATGAATGGAGGTTATATGTACCTGTGCGCCATCATTGATTGGCATTCGCGCTTTGTGTTGGCTTGGGGGATAAGCAATACTCACGATAGCGAGTTCTGCCAAGAGTTGCTCAAAGAGGCTATTGCCAGATACGGCAAGCCGGAGATATTCAACACCGACCAAGGGAGTGAGTTCACGGCCAAGGAGTTCGTTAAGATACTTGAAGAAAATGAGATACAGATAAGTATGGACGGTAAAGGTAGGGCTTTGGATAATATTTTTGTCGAAAGGTTGTGGCGCAGCGTAAAATATGAGTATATTTACCTGTCGAACCCCGGCAGCGGCAAAGAGTTATATGATGGCTTGACTGACTATTTTCGTCTTTACAACACCGAAAGGCTACATCAATCGCTTGAATACAAGACTCCGAGTGAGGTCTATATGACGGCGGCATAG